The genomic DNA ATAATGCCTAATTCTTTCTGGTCTTATCAAGAAACTCTTGATTTAGCTGGATTACGTGCGACAAATCCCCCATTGGGTTTGATCACAGTAGCAGCAATGTTACCAAGTGATTGGGAAATAAGATTGTGCGATCGCAATGTGAGTCTAGAAACTGATGCAGATTGGCAATGGTGCGATCTTGTGATTATATCTGCCATGATTATCCAAAAACAGGATTTTGGTGAATTAATTCAAACAGGTAAAAAGTTAGGTAAAAAAGTTGCCGTTGGTGGACCATTTCCCACATCTGTACCAGAATTTGCTTTAGCAGCAGGAGCAGATTATTTAATTTTAGATGAAGGGGAATGTACAATTCCCATGTTTTTAAATGCTTTGGAAAATCGAGAAGAAAGGGGTATTTTCCGCGCTACAGAAAAACCAGATGTTACCCAAACTCCCATTCCTCGTTTTGATTTACTTAATTTAAATGCCTATTATGCAATCACGGTACAATTTTCTAGAGGTTGTCCTTTTCAATGTGAATTTTGTGATATCATTACTCTTTTTGGTCGCAAACCCCGCACGAAAACACCAGCCCAAATTCTGGCAGAATTAGAAGTATTATATCAAATGGGTTGGCATCGTTATATATTTATAGTTGATGATAATTTTATTGGTAATAAACGTAACGCTAAAGTCTTTTTAAAGGAACTAATTCCTTGGATGAAAAAACGCAATTATCCCTTTAGTTTTATTACAGAAGCTTCTTTAAATTTAGCAGAAGATGATGAATTACTAGAATTGATGGTGGAAGCTGGTTTTGTCACGGTATTTATGGGCATTGAAACCCCTGATATTGCAAGTTTAGCGGGAGTTAACAAAGAACAAAATACCCGCAATTCTTTAATAGCATCCTGTGATAAAATTACCAAATCAGGTTTACAAATTATGTCTGGTTTTATCTTGGGATTTGATGGTGAAAAACCTGGTGCTGGTAAACGCATTCAAGAGTTTGTGGAAGCGACCAGTATTCCCCAAGCGCATCTCAGTTTACTACAAGCATTACCAAATACGGCAATGTGGACTCGTCTGCAAAAAGAAGGACGTTTAATAGATGGTTTAGGTAAATATTTTACTTCTCAAAAATCTTTAATGAATTTTGTTCCCACCCGGCCAATGTCGGAAATTGTTAACGAGTTTATTGAGACTTTTTGGAATTTATATGAACCCTTACCTTATCTGAAACGTACTTTTCATCACTTTCAAAAAATGCAAGGTTGGCGACCTCAATATAATCGTCATTATCGCACTTTAACTACAGCAGAATGGCATTTTGTAATAGCTATTTGTTGGCGACAAGGAATTTTACGTTCTACCCGATTTCATTTTTGGTGGCAATTACTAATCATAGGATTGAGTAAACCTAATTTATTGTATGATTATTTAATTACCTTGGGTATAGGTGAGCATTTCTTTACTTTGCGTCAAGAGGTGAAAGCGGAACTAGAAGCAGAATTGGTAGTATTAAAGCAACAAGAACAACAGAATCAAGAAAATGCCAGTTTACAGTTAGAGACAGTGAATTAATTTTAACCAAAATGAATCACTAAGCCGGGGAAACTTTCATAAATAAGATAGGATTGTTATATTAGCTTTAATCAACCAAGCCATAACATCTCTACTCAAAAATGCCCCAGGTTTTAGAACAGTCAATTAAAATTAACGCTCCTGCCACTTTAGTGGAACAATGTTTAACAGATTTAACTTTAATGCACCAATGGTTAAACCCTGTTCTCCGTTGTGAACCTGTGGGAAAAGTATGGAGTACGGAAATAGGTAGTCGCAGTCGGTTTATGATTCAAATTCCTATAATTCAACCTACTTTAAACACCGTAGTGATCGAAAGACAACCAGGTTTAGTAGTCTGGGGTTTTAAAGGCTTTTTCCAAGGTAGTGATCGCTGGGAATGTCAACCACTACCCAAAGGTACACTTTTAGTTAACCGCTTTGAGTTTAAAATTCCTAACCCCGTTGTCAGTTGGGGTTTTAATACCTTCGCTGCATCTTGGACAAAAGCAGATATGAAAGCACAACTCAAAAGATTTAAACGAGTCGCAGAAGAATTAGCTTGTTTACCAAAGTATGTGGAATAGCTGTTCAGTCAAAACTGTCACCTGTCACCAGCTTTGCAAATTCTAAAGCTTCCTCCATAGTGTTAATTTTACCTTCAGCTTGAGCGATCGCAATCTCACTTAAAATTTTACCCACCAATGGGGAAGCGGGAATATTTAAGGATAAAATCACATCCTTACCACTTACCAACGGTGTAGGATGCGCTACCAAATCATTAGGTTTTAAATAACGGTTGATCAAAGGTTCATAAACCTGTAAAGTATCATTCTTAACTTTAAGTATATCATCTGCTAAGGCAAAAACAAGAGTAGCACTAAACACACTACCCACATCCTGAAAGAAAAAATACTGTTCTCGTAAAGACAGATGATCAGCTTTTTGCAATTGGGGAAACAACCGCAAAATCGTAGTTACACCGCGAATTTCCGCCCGACTATAGGTAATTTCCAAAAGTTCTGTTTCCGCTATTTCTGGGTTTTTGTGAACTAAACAAGCTAATTTAGCAATACCTAACCAGGAGGTTTTGATAGTATCACGGACTGGTCTTTCTAGTTCTTCACCCAACTGAGGAAAGTTCTGTTTAATGACCTCAACAGCTTGATCAACTACTTTGAGTATCTGCAAGTTTTCACTGACTACATGAGTAAAAAAAGTAGCTAATAATCCATCTTCTCCAGCATTAATTAACCATTGCGTACCTTGTTTAATGTCTAATAAATAACCAATTTCTACCCGTATTCTTTCGTAAGCAACTTTACTGATATCTGCGGCTAAAGTACGAATAGTGGCTTGGGTAGTGGGTTCAATGGTAAAATTTAATTGGGCAGCTTGACGATAAGCACGCATTAACCGTAAAGGATCATCTTGGAGATTTTGCGGTGATATCATTCGTAAAATACCAGTTTTGATATCTGCACAACCTTGGAGGGGATCTATAATTTCTTGGGTGTGGGGATTGTAGGCGATCGCATTGATGGTAAAATCTCTTCTGTGTAAGTCTGTAAATAAACTCTCCCCTTCCTGTTGAGCAAAATCAGCTGTAGCATGAGGGAATACTACACGAGCAATGTTTCGTTCTGCATCTAGTAACACAAACCCAGCTTGATAATGTTTGGCGATCGCCCGCGCCACTTTCACCGCATGATCTGGGATAATAAAATCTAAATCTAAATATTCTCGACTTCTACCTAAAATTGCATCCCGTACCGCACCACCCACCATATAAGCTGGTTTTGGTAAAAGTTCTAAGCTAAACGGCCAATTTTGGGGATGTAAACGATCAACAATTGAATTATTCATTTTAGGTAATTTAGCATTCAGCATTTAGCTTTTTATTCTTCAATTATTAACATTGTCATAAAAATCAATCTACCAATTAATGCTTAACATTTTTTCCTAAGCTAGATTAATATAAAGGTTCTAGGAGTTGGTTCTATTATGTGTATTTGCGTGAATTGCCACTATGTAGACCGTTGTGTAACCTACAATGCTGTAGAAGCACAGCATCAACAACCTCATTTAACGGAAACTCCCGATTTTGACCCCAATGAACCCTCAATTAATGTTAATATTCGCACAAATGATGACATTATTGAAATGGAATGGGATGTTGTTGGTTGTCTGAGTTTTAAATCAGAAATGGGTAAATGGTCTAAGTTACGTCCTGGTGAGTTAGTACCTACTTGAATTTGAGATTTTAGATTTAAGATTTTTTGTAGAGATGTTTTCTAGAATGTCTCTACTTTATAATGGTTAAATTGGTGATGAGTTATGAAGGAACGAACCACAGAGGCACAGAGGACACGGAGGAAGAGGTTTTGGGAAGATTTTATATTATGATTATATATCAATAGTTTTTTTAATTAGTTATTTTGGTTAATCATCTAGTGTCTATTAGTTCTGATAAATACGCTTTAGCGTTACATACTACTACACCGGAATTAGGTTTAGTTATTAGTAATTTTGCGGGTGATAAACGCACCCATGTTTGGAATTTGGGAAGGGAGTTATCTAGTTTAATTCATCAATATCTGATTGATTTAATTAAACCCCAAAGTTGGCAAGATTTGGAATTTATCGCCGTTGCTAAGGGTCCCGGTGGGTTTACGGGAACTCGGATCGGTGTTGTCACTGCTAGGACTTTGGGACAACAGTTAGAAATTCCGGTTTTTGCTGTTTCTACTTTAGCTGCTTTTGCTTGGCAACACAAGGATAATTTTAATCAAAAAGAATCAATTATTGCAGTAGAAATGCCAGCACAACGAGGTCAAGTTTTTGGGGCAATTTATCAAGTTAATGCTGATAATTCTAGTATTAATGCTTTATTAGAAGATACTGTCTTTACTCCTGAAAAATGGCAGGAAGTTTTAGAAAATTGGCAGACGGAATATCATTTAATTTCTGCAAAATCTGATTTAGCTGTTACTGTTAGTAGTATTTTAGAATTAGCTTATTTAGATTATCAACAAGGTAAAAAACCTCATTGGGCTGATGCTTTACCTTATTATGGACAGCATCCTGTTGATATTTAGGAATAACATTCAAAAGTCAAGGGTGAGTGCCATGACTGTAGAGGATTTTAGTATATGTTAAAATCTTTTCAGAACCAGAAACAGAAATATAAACCAGATGAAAATCAAAGCAATTATTTATCCTGCTGAAGAAGGTGGTTATTGGGCTGAAGTACCTGCTCTACCTGGATTTATAACAGAAGGAGATACAATGGAGGAATTAATTAATAATCTTCAAGACGCTATACAAGGTTGGCTAGAAGTAGCTAATGAAATCCAAACACCTGATCCTATATCACAGGTGATAGAAATTGCAGTATGAAATCCATTTCAGGAAAAAATCTCTGTAAAATTGTTGAGAAAAAAGCCTGATGAAAGTAAAATTATACCTATTCTTGTACATCGGAATCAAGATTTAAAGCTTGGTACTTTAAAATCAATTATGAAAATAGCTGAATTACTAGAAGATGATTTATAATTAGGGTTTATTTTTGAGTTTATGGAAGTGTGATCGCACAAATGCTCCCTATGAATCACATTTGTGTTGAGATATGGAAAATGCGATCGCCTTTTTATTGAGATGTAGAAAGTGCGATCGCTTTTGGGGATGATGGAATGCTGATCCAGCAACCGTTATAAGTTCTTGAAATTCTGACTTATGACTCCTCGATTTCCTCTAATTTAGAATGTCTTTCTATTGCTAATTGAATTAATTGATCTACTAATTCTGTAAAGGAAATTCCTGTCTTTTCCCACAGTTGTGGATACATACTTGTAGATGTAAAACCTGGAAAGGTGTTAATTTCATTAATTAAAATTTCTCCCGTAGCTTCAACATAGAAAAAGTCTACTCTTGATAAACCAGCACCATCTACAGCTAAAAATGCTTTTACTGCTAGTTCTTGAATTTTGGGGACAATATTTTTTGGTAAAGATGCAGGAATAAATAAATCTGCTTTACCTTGAGTATATTTGGTTTCATAATCGTAAAAATCACTATTAAAGGTAATTTCACCAATTACAGAAGCTTTGGGATTATCATTACCTAAAACCGCACATTCTACTTCTCTAGCTACTACCCCCGCTTCTACTATTATGCGTCTATCATAACTAGCTGCATTATCTAAAGCTGCTTCTAATTCTTGACGCGATCGCACTTTCGCAATTCCTACCGATGAACCTAAATTAGCAGGTTTGACAAAACAAGGATAACCTAAACTTGCTTCGATTTCATCACACAATTTCGGAAATATACAAGGGTTTGACCAAATTTGATCTCTGGTTATAGCTTTGTATTTTACTTGGGGTATTCCCGCTTGTGCAAATGCGGTTTTCATGGCAATTTTATCCATTCCCACCGCTGAACCTAACACCCCAGAACCCACAAAGGGAACTTGCATCAAAGTTAATAAACCTTGAATTGTTCCATCTTCCCCATTTGGTCCGTGGAGAACCGGAAACCACAGATCAATGTCTGCTGCTTGGGGGGGAAATTGCCATAAATTAGCAGTTTGAGAATCATTTTCTGTGGGTTTACCTGATGTTAAAACCTGTTGTGCTGTTTCTCCAGCTTGCCAAACCCCATTTTTTTGGATGTAAAAAGGTGTAACTTCGTATTTTTGACTATTTTCACCTGAACTTAAAGCATTAGCGATCGCCTTTGCAGAAATTATTGATACTTCATGTTCTCCCGAACGTCCACCAAATAACAAACCCACCCGCAACTTAGACATAGTTTGTACCTCTACACTATCTAAAGCAGATAGCGTACCACAGGGAAGGTAAATTCAGATCCCCAACTTCTTTTATTTTGTCTAGGGTAAGATCCCCGACTTCTTTTTTTATCTTGCCAATAAATAATTAATTCTTGTCAAAAGTAGGGGGTCTAAATAGAGTTTTGAATTGAATCATGCTATAATAAATAACTGACTTAAAAATGAGGTGATTTGTATGGTAACTCTAGCACCTACTGAAACTAAAAATATCATTCTCAACAATCTTTCTTGGCATACATTTGAAAGTATTTTAGAAGAAACAGGTAGTAATCGTCATCATCGTTTCACTTATGATCAGGGAAAACTAGAAATCATGACTCCTTTAATGCCTCATGAACATAATAAAAGATTACTAGAGAAACTAATTGATACTTTAGTAGAAGAATTAAATCTGAATGTTAAAAGCACAGGTTCATTAACTTGTAAACGGGAAGATTTAGCTAAGGGTGTAGAACCTGATTCTAGTTTCTATATTCAAAATGAACCAATTATGAGAAACAAACAAAATTTAGATTTAACTCAAGATCCTCCCCCAGATTTAGTCATAGAAGTTGATTATAGTAGTGCTTCCATTGATAAATTACCAATTTATTTAGCATTAGGTGTTCCCGAAGTTTGGCGTTATGATTCTCCTATCATGCAAATTTATCATTTATCTGATGGTAAATATGAGATTTGTAATAGTTCTCCCACCTTTGCAAATTTACCTTTAAATACAGAGATTCCCAAGTTTTTAGCTGCCAGTTTAGAAATAGGTGAAGTGGCGATGATTCGTAGTTTTAGGAGTTGGATAAAAAAGCAGATGATATAGTAGAATCTGATTTTACTGATTATTTATCTAACTTAGAAGATTATGAACAACGTTTGGCCAGTGGTGAAATTAAGTGGTAGATATTAATGGGATAAAATTAACCAAGGAGAAAAATGAGTTATCGAAATATCATTACAATTGAACCTGATAAACGTGGTGGTAAACCCTGTATTAGAAGAATGAGAATTACAGTATATGATGTTTTAGGTTGGTTAGCTGCGGGAATGTCTCATGCAGAAATTTTAGATGATTTCCCAGAGTTAACAGAGGAAGATATTAAAGCTTGTTTAGAATTTGCCGCTGATAGAGAACATCACTAACTCATACAATCATAATAGAATTATGCTGAGTATTTACAGTATGGCAATTGATTCGACATTAGGAATTGCTCGTCATTATTATTTGAGTGCAGATGGCAACTTTAATAATTCTGTAGGTTGGGGTTCTGCTGGAGTTGAATGGAATGGAACTGTAGAACTCACGGAAGAAGAATTAAAGCGTGTTCATGAATATACAGATTTATTTGGTGAATATAATATACATTCCAATAACTGCGAAATGTTCGCTTGGTATGTAAAAACTGGTAAAAGATTTTCTGGACAAACACAAGAAATTAGAGTCACAAAATTTGGCGCAGCCTTAGTACAATTAGTTCAACCAGTACATACTGTTCGTAGTATTAAATATCTAGAAATTGAAAAGTCAATAGTCAACCATCTAGAAGATAATGTAAAGGAAATTAGACAGAAAAAACTAATTGAACAACAAGCAGAAAGAGATGATTTTTGGGCTAGACGAGATGCAGAAAGAAAATAAAAAGATAATCAATAATTGTAGGTTGGGTTAAGTGAAGCGCAACCCAACAGCAAAGGACTGGTTAATGTTGGGTTTCCTTACGTCAAACAAACCTACTGTACTCTTGATAGTGACGATACAATTTAAGCAATAACCCACACCTTCCCCTTTCCGCGACTCTGCATAATCAAAAATCACTCCACCGCATCAAACCAAATCGGCGTAGAATCATCAACTTTACCATTATAATTAACAGTAATTTCCTGACCTTGTAAAATATACTTATGGGCAATAATTTCTATAACCTGTTCATCAAACTTTTTTCTATAAAAAGCATTCGGACGATAGGAATGATTAAAAAGAGAAGCAAATCCTAAAGCTATAGCACAACTTTCTCCATGCCAATCAAAATAATAATTACATAATACAGTTTTACCAATTAACTTAACTTGTTGTTTAGGAATAACAATCACAGGAGAAATTTCAATTATTTCACCTTGATCAAAATCTTGATCAGCAAAAATACCTCTACCTTTAATTTCTGTATCACGAACTACTAACATAAATCAATTCTGTCTAATTAGGGCAAGATTTTTTTCTGTAACTAATCAGGCCAAACGCAGAGAAAATAAATGTTTTTGTGCATGATTTATCATCACTCTATTTACTATAACAATTCTCAAAAATTCCTGGAAATAAGTAATCTGACTTGTTTAATAAATTAGCTATCTAAGTTAAGCAGTTTATGTTATTATAAATATCCCATGCTAACAATCATTGGTTGTGGAAATCTCAATCGTAATGACGACGCTGTAGGGGTAATTATTGCCCAACGTTTACAGCAATATCTCGCTCAAAATCCTCACCCCCAAGTCCGCATTTTTGATTGTGGTACTGCGGGAATGGAGGTGATGTTTCAAGCCAAAGGAAGTGAAAAATTAATTATTTTGGATGCCAGTTGCACAGATTCAGAACCAGGTGCTATATTTAAAGTCCCAGGGAAAGAATTGGAAGCTCTACCAGAACCTAGTTATAACTTGCATGATTTCCGTTGGGATCATGCCTTAGCAGCAGGGAAAAAAATCTTTTTAGATGATTTTCCCCAAGATGTAACTGTCTATTTAATTGAGGCTGCAAGTCTTGATTTTGGACTAGATTTAAGTCCCGCTGTTCAACATTCTGCGGAGTTAGTTTTGGCAGAACTAATCTCCATTATAAGTCAGAATTTGATAGCTTGATGAGGCTTAATTAATCATCCAAAATCCAAAATCCAAAATCCAAAATTAAACTATGCCCAGTCACGGTAAACTGATAGTTCATCTACCCTCATTTCAAATGGTACAGCATTAGCATCAGGGGGGCAAACGCGAATTTTTGCACTGCTAACAATACCATAAATAATACTAGCCATTGGTACGATTTTTTGCAAAAGTTTCCAATTGCTAACTTGATCTGGGCATTCAATTACTAAAGTTAAAACACTGGATTCTGTAGTCATGTACCAACGACAATGAGACAGTAAATTTTGAATTATGCGATCGCATCCTTCATAAAAATACCGACTAATAGAATATTCTAATTGTTGCCGCAGAATAATATCTGCTGATGTTGCTTGCATAGGGCGCTTATCATCAGCATTGAATCCTGATTCTCTTCTATTCATTTCCGTTGATTTTCCTATTTTATTTACCAATTGCCATTACGTAAAGGACATCCTTATTGGTTCGTAGAAATTCTTGGGCTTCATCATCATAAAAAGCACCAATACCACTACAATCTATTCCCCAATAATTACTAAATAAATACACTCTTTGTCCGATAAAACCAGCCAATTGCAGAGCAGTTTGATAATTCTTATAATCGGACACAAAAAACAAAGTTACAGCGCAGTCTTTAGCCAGCGCCTGATTAATACATAAGTAACCTGTTTTTTCTGGAAATTCACCCGATTGAATGAGATTCCTACCATTATATATACCGGGTATTATACCTTCAACACGATGCACCACTGCATAAATTTCTATTTCCTCAATATTTTCCGTGGGGATTGGTTTATGAATATTTTCCCAAATACGCCAATAGATTTCTTGAGAAATAGATTGTTTTTGAAAACGTCGAATAGAACGCCTATTCCAAACGTTCTCTAAAAACCGTTGTCGGTGAAAATTAAATTGAGGATGATCTAACTTTTGCTGGTGACTAGGTTGCATTGACGTGGCTTTATAGGCATCTTCAACGAATTGATTTACTTGGAAGTAGTCAGTCCCACAGACAAAAGGAATTGATAACCTTAAACGTCTGACTGGTTTTGCTTGCACCTCTCCCGAAATCACACAACTACTAATAAACTCCTTATTCTCAAATCCTAAATCAGCATTGAGAGAGAGTTTATCAAAGTCAAAGATTAATTTGATGTTTTTTTCGTGAAGATATGCTGAAGCTGCAATCGAACCCAAATGGTGTCCGCTATCTAAAAAGCAATATCTAATGCTCCTGTCTTGATATTTCCAGCTAGACCTATGATAAACAGAACTAACTAAAAAAATGAATCCATTGATACGGTTATTGGGTAAAATATAACTCTCCAATCCGTCATCGCCTAATTCATAAATTAAAGTTAGACAATTATTCTCAATTTCTAGATGATAGATGCCATTAATAAATCCGTCAACATCACGAATCTGAATATAAACTTCCGTTGGATATAACGCCCCCGCAGAGGGATTTACCCGTAGTTGATAGGGGACATTTTTATAAATCTTCTCAAAAGTAATAGTGCTTGTTAACTTGATAAAAGCATGAGTGGAATTATTGCTATTTAATTGCAATCGCCGATAAAATTGAGGATAAACTTTAAAAGCACGAGGTTGAGTAGACGCATCCACATAATTTGGATTCATCTGCACCGATAAGTAAGAATGCTTGGTTGCTTCGTGAACTAATTTTCCAGAAAGTTTACTGTGTGGCATTTTTCAGTAACCGTAAAACTTCTATATTGCTGGTAAATTCAATTGCTTTATGGTCATCCAATTTTTTTCAATTTATGTTAGGATGATGTGGTAATAGCAATTTCACTACCTCTGTTTTTCGAGCCGATGCACCATAAATCAGGACAGTTGTACTGTTATCATTTTGGTTATTAATATCTATGTTTGTTACTAATAATAAATTGATTAGATCATAGCGATCGCTAAAACCACCAAACTACAATGCTGTATCACCGTTGTCACCGCGTTGATTTAAATCTTCTGGATCTAGCCTTTTGCTATGATCCATCGTCTATTTTCTAGACTTAATTGCGCTGGATTTGTTGGACTCATAATTATTGATTATTGCTAGTCAAATAACGGATTACGGAGGTATTTACAAGTCAAAAGTAAAAAATCAAAATGA from Okeanomitos corallinicola TIOX110 includes the following:
- a CDS encoding ankyrin repeat domain-containing protein gives rise to the protein MNLLLVTNIDINNQNDNSTTVLIYGASARKTEVVKLLLPHHPNIN
- a CDS encoding type II toxin-antitoxin system HicB family antitoxin, with amino-acid sequence MKIKAIIYPAEEGGYWAEVPALPGFITEGDTMEELINNLQDAIQGWLEVANEIQTPDPISQVIEIAV
- a CDS encoding hydrogenase maturation protease, yielding MLTIIGCGNLNRNDDAVGVIIAQRLQQYLAQNPHPQVRIFDCGTAGMEVMFQAKGSEKLIILDASCTDSEPGAIFKVPGKELEALPEPSYNLHDFRWDHALAAGKKIFLDDFPQDVTVYLIEAASLDFGLDLSPAVQHSAELVLAELISIISQNLIA
- the tsaB gene encoding tRNA (adenosine(37)-N6)-threonylcarbamoyltransferase complex dimerization subunit type 1 TsaB is translated as MSISSDKYALALHTTTPELGLVISNFAGDKRTHVWNLGRELSSLIHQYLIDLIKPQSWQDLEFIAVAKGPGGFTGTRIGVVTARTLGQQLEIPVFAVSTLAAFAWQHKDNFNQKESIIAVEMPAQRGQVFGAIYQVNADNSSINALLEDTVFTPEKWQEVLENWQTEYHLISAKSDLAVTVSSILELAYLDYQQGKKPHWADALPYYGQHPVDI
- a CDS encoding B12-binding domain-containing radical SAM protein encodes the protein MKALLIWPIMPNSFWSYQETLDLAGLRATNPPLGLITVAAMLPSDWEIRLCDRNVSLETDADWQWCDLVIISAMIIQKQDFGELIQTGKKLGKKVAVGGPFPTSVPEFALAAGADYLILDEGECTIPMFLNALENREERGIFRATEKPDVTQTPIPRFDLLNLNAYYAITVQFSRGCPFQCEFCDIITLFGRKPRTKTPAQILAELEVLYQMGWHRYIFIVDDNFIGNKRNAKVFLKELIPWMKKRNYPFSFITEASLNLAEDDELLELMVEAGFVTVFMGIETPDIASLAGVNKEQNTRNSLIASCDKITKSGLQIMSGFILGFDGEKPGAGKRIQEFVEATSIPQAHLSLLQALPNTAMWTRLQKEGRLIDGLGKYFTSQKSLMNFVPTRPMSEIVNEFIETFWNLYEPLPYLKRTFHHFQKMQGWRPQYNRHYRTLTTAEWHFVIAICWRQGILRSTRFHFWWQLLIIGLSKPNLLYDYLITLGIGEHFFTLRQEVKAELEAELVVLKQQEQQNQENASLQLETVN
- a CDS encoding SagB/ThcOx family dehydrogenase, with translation MPHSKLSGKLVHEATKHSYLSVQMNPNYVDASTQPRAFKVYPQFYRRLQLNSNNSTHAFIKLTSTITFEKIYKNVPYQLRVNPSAGALYPTEVYIQIRDVDGFINGIYHLEIENNCLTLIYELGDDGLESYILPNNRINGFIFLVSSVYHRSSWKYQDRSIRYCFLDSGHHLGSIAASAYLHEKNIKLIFDFDKLSLNADLGFENKEFISSCVISGEVQAKPVRRLRLSIPFVCGTDYFQVNQFVEDAYKATSMQPSHQQKLDHPQFNFHRQRFLENVWNRRSIRRFQKQSISQEIYWRIWENIHKPIPTENIEEIEIYAVVHRVEGIIPGIYNGRNLIQSGEFPEKTGYLCINQALAKDCAVTLFFVSDYKNYQTALQLAGFIGQRVYLFSNYWGIDCSGIGAFYDDEAQEFLRTNKDVLYVMAIGK
- a CDS encoding CCA tRNA nucleotidyltransferase; translated protein: MNNSIVDRLHPQNWPFSLELLPKPAYMVGGAVRDAILGRSREYLDLDFIIPDHAVKVARAIAKHYQAGFVLLDAERNIARVVFPHATADFAQQEGESLFTDLHRRDFTINAIAYNPHTQEIIDPLQGCADIKTGILRMISPQNLQDDPLRLMRAYRQAAQLNFTIEPTTQATIRTLAADISKVAYERIRVEIGYLLDIKQGTQWLINAGEDGLLATFFTHVVSENLQILKVVDQAVEVIKQNFPQLGEELERPVRDTIKTSWLGIAKLACLVHKNPEIAETELLEITYSRAEIRGVTTILRLFPQLQKADHLSLREQYFFFQDVGSVFSATLVFALADDILKVKNDTLQVYEPLINRYLKPNDLVAHPTPLVSGKDVILSLNIPASPLVGKILSEIAIAQAEGKINTMEEALEFAKLVTGDSFD
- a CDS encoding Ycf34 family protein, which codes for MCICVNCHYVDRCVTYNAVEAQHQQPHLTETPDFDPNEPSINVNIRTNDDIIEMEWDVVGCLSFKSEMGKWSKLRPGELVPT
- a CDS encoding D-alanine--D-alanine ligase family protein encodes the protein MSKLRVGLLFGGRSGEHEVSIISAKAIANALSSGENSQKYEVTPFYIQKNGVWQAGETAQQVLTSGKPTENDSQTANLWQFPPQAADIDLWFPVLHGPNGEDGTIQGLLTLMQVPFVGSGVLGSAVGMDKIAMKTAFAQAGIPQVKYKAITRDQIWSNPCIFPKLCDEIEASLGYPCFVKPANLGSSVGIAKVRSRQELEAALDNAASYDRRIIVEAGVVAREVECAVLGNDNPKASVIGEITFNSDFYDYETKYTQGKADLFIPASLPKNIVPKIQELAVKAFLAVDGAGLSRVDFFYVEATGEILINEINTFPGFTSTSMYPQLWEKTGISFTELVDQLIQLAIERHSKLEEIEES
- a CDS encoding Uma2 family endonuclease — translated: MVTLAPTETKNIILNNLSWHTFESILEETGSNRHHRFTYDQGKLEIMTPLMPHEHNKRLLEKLIDTLVEELNLNVKSTGSLTCKREDLAKGVEPDSSFYIQNEPIMRNKQNLDLTQDPPPDLVIEVDYSSASIDKLPIYLALGVPEVWRYDSPIMQIYHLSDGKYEICNSSPTFANLPLNTEIPKFLAASLEIGEVAMIRSFRSWIKKQMI
- a CDS encoding DUF433 domain-containing protein, encoding MSYRNIITIEPDKRGGKPCIRRMRITVYDVLGWLAAGMSHAEILDDFPELTEEDIKACLEFAADREHH
- a CDS encoding NC domain-containing protein; this translates as MLSIYSMAIDSTLGIARHYYLSADGNFNNSVGWGSAGVEWNGTVELTEEELKRVHEYTDLFGEYNIHSNNCEMFAWYVKTGKRFSGQTQEIRVTKFGAALVQLVQPVHTVRSIKYLEIEKSIVNHLEDNVKEIRQKKLIEQQAERDDFWARRDAERK
- a CDS encoding SRPBCC family protein, with translation MPQVLEQSIKINAPATLVEQCLTDLTLMHQWLNPVLRCEPVGKVWSTEIGSRSRFMIQIPIIQPTLNTVVIERQPGLVVWGFKGFFQGSDRWECQPLPKGTLLVNRFEFKIPNPVVSWGFNTFAASWTKADMKAQLKRFKRVAEELACLPKYVE
- a CDS encoding SET domain-containing protein, which produces MLVVRDTEIKGRGIFADQDFDQGEIIEISPVIVIPKQQVKLIGKTVLCNYYFDWHGESCAIALGFASLFNHSYRPNAFYRKKFDEQVIEIIAHKYILQGQEITVNYNGKVDDSTPIWFDAVE